The proteins below come from a single Rosa rugosa chromosome 2, drRosRugo1.1, whole genome shotgun sequence genomic window:
- the LOC133734226 gene encoding 26S proteasome regulatory subunit 4 homolog A-like, with protein sequence MGQGLGTQGGSNQQSDQNPNGDKKEKKYEPAAPPARVGKKQRKQKGPEVATRLPTVRPLTKCKLRLLKLERIKDYLLMEEEFVSNQERLKPKENAEEEDKSKVVEGLRGSPLDVGTLEELIDDNHAIVSSSSGTHYVGIMSFVDKDQLEPGCDVLLHNKQHSVVGLLQDEVDPMVAVMKVEKAPVESYADIGGLESQIQEIKEAVELPLTHPELYEDIGIKPPKGVILYGEPGTGKTLLAKAVANSTSATFLRVVGSELIQKYSGDGQRLVREIFSVADELSPSIVFIDEVDAVGTKRYDAHSGGEREIQRTMLELLNQLDGFDSRGDVKVILATNKIESLDPALIRPGRIDRKIEFPLPDIQTRRRIFHIHTSKMTLADDVNLEELVMTKDEYSGADIKAICTEAGMLALRERRMKVTHGDFKKAKEKVMYKKKEGIPEGLYL encoded by the coding sequence ATGGGTCAAGGTTTAGGAACTCAGGGGGGCTCAAATCAACAGAGCGATCAAAACCCTAATGGCgacaagaaggagaagaagtacGAGCCGGCAGCTCCGCCGGCTCGAGTGGGCAAAAAACAGCGCAAGCAAAAAGGCCCCGAAGTTGCGACTCGGCTTCCAACGGTGAGGCCTCTCACCAAATGCAAACTCAGGCTATTGAAGCTAGAAAGAATCAAAGATTATCTTCTCATGGAGGAAGAGTTTGTATCAAACCAAGAGCGACTCAAACCAAAAGAGAATGCAGAAGAGGAAGACAAATCCAAGGTGGTTGAAGGTCTCCGAGGGTCACCTCTGGACGTTGGCACTCTCGAAGAGCTCATCGACgacaatcacgcaattgtgtcGTCCTCGTCCGGGACACACTACGTTGGGATCATGTCGTTTGTTGACAAGGACCAGCTGGAGCCAGGCTGTGACGTTTTGCTCCACAACAAGCAGCATTCCGTTGTGGGGCTTCTTCAAGATGAAGTTGATCCAATGGTGGCGGTAATGAAGGTTGAAAAGGCTCCGGTGGAGTCGTACGCCGACATTGGTGGGTTGGAGTCCCAAATACAGGAGATCAAAGAAGCCGTTGAGCTCCCGCTCACACATCCCGAGCTATATGAAGACATTGGAATCAAGCCTCCGAAGGGTGTCATATTATACGGAGAGCCCGGAACAGGCAAGACATTGCTTGCGAAAGCGGTGGCGAATTCGACGTCAGCGACTTTCTTGAGGGTTGTTGGGAGTGAGTTGATTCAGAAGTACTCGGGAGACGGTCAGAGGCTAGTGAGGGAGATCTTCAGTGTTGCTGATGAGCTCTCGCCCTCGATTGTGTTCATCGATGAAGTTGATGCAGTTGGAACAAAAAGGTACGATGCGCATTCTGGCGGGGAGCGTGAGATTCAGAGAACCATGCTGGAGTTGCTCAACCAGTTAGATGGTTTTGATTCCAGAGGAGATGTGAAGGTGATTCTCGCCACAAATAAGATTGAGAGTCTCGACCCGGCCTTGATTCGACCTGGGAGGATTGACAGGAAAATTGAGTTCCCGCTACCTGATATCCAAACTAGAAGGCGGATCTTTCATATTCACACGTCGAAGATGACGTTGGCCGACGATGTCAACTTGGAGGAGCTGGTGATGACGAAAGATGAGTACTCCGGGGCGGACATAAAGGCCATATGCACTGAAGCCGGGATGCTTGCTCTGAGGGAGAGACGCATGAAGGTCACTCATGGGGACTTCAAGAAGGCAAAAGAGAAAGTGATGTACAAGAAGAAAGAAGGGATTCCCGAGGGCCTTTATTTGTGA
- the LOC133730341 gene encoding uncharacterized protein LOC133730341, giving the protein MNNFWDQIRRSQDEDDEEMMAANAIVIAAVAEESGNQHRGRGSHPGRAPNEEPLREERGKGMLADYFVDRPVFKDPVFRIRYRMSLNLFKRISTDLCQYDRYFIQRSDATGKVGLLPEQKMTTALRMLAYGAGADQCAEYCRMAKSTSVAALQHFTRGIVDLYSAEYLRAPTATDLRRLLAKAERRGFPRMIGSIDCMHWQGKNCPTGWAGENSGRKQIPTIILEAVASYDTWIWHAFFGMPGACNDLNVLAKSPLFDELTAGIEPLIKFQVNNRAHSLGEAARGWHKEDIRYIMLTCIILHNMIVENERPEDSDDELESDDEEDNNMRPRIAEVWEGPTGRDFDPVGRDAHHMNGFMDRYQQIRSEHSHSNLQEDLIQHFWEFQGNRSI; this is encoded by the exons ATGAACAATTTCTGGGATCAAATTCGACGGTctcaggatgaagatgatgaagagatgaTGGCCGCCAACGCCATTGTCATCGCTGCAGTGGCAGAAGAATCTGGAAACCAACACCGAGGGCGCGGTTCTCATCCGGGTCGTGCACCAAATGAGGAACCACTTAGAGAAGAAAGGGGCAAAGGTATGTTGGCCGACTACTTTGTCGACCGGCCAGTGTTCAAAGATCCGGTGTTCCGAATACGTTACAGGATGAGTCTCAATCTCTTCAAGCGTATATCTACTGACCTTTGCCAGTATGATCGTTACTTTATTCAAAGGTCAGATGCTACCGGCAAAGTCGGACTGCTTCCGGAGCAGAAGATGACAACTGCCTTGCGAATGCTTGCTTACGGTGCAGGGGCAGATCAATGTGCTGAGTATTGTCGGATGGCGAAATCCACCTCCGTCGCAGCCCTTCAGCACTTTACACGAGGAATTGTTGATCTTTACTCAGCAGAATACCTCCGCGCTCCTACTGCAACCGACCTCAGACGACTTCTTGCCAAAGCTGAGAGGAGAGGttttccaagaatgattggGAGCATCGACTGTATGCATTGGCAAGGGAAGAATTGTCCGACAGGTTGGGCTGGAGAAAATAGTGGTAGGAAACAGATCCCCACTATCATCCTGGAAGCAGTCGCATCTTACGACACCTGGATTTGGCACGCATTCTTTGGAATGCCCGGGGCATGCAACGACCTGAACGTCTTGGCAAAGTCTCCGTTGTTTGATGAGCTTACCGCCGGTATAGAACCTCTGATCAAATTCCAAGTTAACAACAGAGCTCACAGTCTAGG AGAAGCTGCTCGTGGGTGGCATAAAGAGGACATTCGATACATTATGTTGACGtgtattatattacacaacatgatTGTCGAAAATGAACGACCTGAAGACAGCGATGATGAGTTGGAGTCCGATGATGAGGAGGATAACAATATGAGGCCCAGGATTGCTGAGGTATGGGAGGGACCAACCGGTAGAGACTTTGATCCTGTTGGtagagatgctcatcatatgaaCGGATTCATGGACCGCTACCAACAAATTAGATCTGAGCACAGTCACTCCAACCTTCAGGAAGACCTCATTCAACACTTTTGGGAATTTCAAGGCAATAGGAGTATCTAG
- the LOC133730343 gene encoding uncharacterized protein LOC133730343: MNNFWDQIRRSQDEDDEEMMAANAIVIAAVAEESGNQHRGRGSHPGRAPNEERLREERGKGMLADYFVDRPVFKDPVFRTRYRMSLNLFKRISTDLFQYDRYFVQRSDATGKVGLLPEQKMTAALRMLAYGAGADQCAEYCRMAKSTSVAALQHFTRGIVGLYSAEYLRAPTATDLRRLLAKAERRGFPGMIGSIDCMHWQGKNCPTGWAGEHSGRKQIPTIILEAVASYDTWIWHAFFGMPGACNDLNVLAKSPLFDELTASREPLIKFQVNNRAHSLGEAARGWHKEDIRYIMLTCIILHNMIVENERHEDSDDELESDDEEDNNMRPRIAEVWERPTGRDFDPVGRDAHHMNEFMDRYQQIRSEHSHSNLQEDLIQHFWEFQGNRSI; this comes from the exons ATGAACAATTTCTGGGATCAAATTCGACGGTctcaggatgaagatgatgaagagatgaTGGCCGCCAACGCCATTGTCATCGCTGCAGTCGCAGAAGAATCTGGAAACCAACACCGAGGGCGCGGTTCTCATCCGGGTCGTGCACCAAATGAGGAACGACTTAGAGAAGAAAGGGGCAAAGGTATGTTGGCCGACTACTTTGTCGACCGGCCAGTGTTCAAAGATCCGGTGTTCCGAACACGTTACAGGATGAGTCTCAATCTCTTCAAGCGTATATCTACTGACCTTTTCCAGTATGATCGTTACTTTGTTCAAAGGTCAGATGCTACCGGCAAAGTCGGACTGCTTCCGGAGCAGAAGATGACAGCTGCCTTGCGAATGCTTGCTTACGGTGCAGGGGCAGATCAATGTGCTGAGTATTGTCGGATGGCGAAATCCACCTCCGTCGCAGCCCTTCAGCACTTTACACGAGGAATTGTTGGTCTTTACTCAGCAGAATACCTCCGCGCTCCTACTGCAACCGACCTCAGACGACTTCTTGCCAAAGCTGAGAGGAGAGGTTTTCCAGGAATGATTGGGAGCATCGACTGTATGCATTGGCAAGGGAAGAATTGTCCGACAGGTTGGGCTGGAGAACATAGTGGTAGGAAACAGATCCCCACTATCATCCTGGAAGCAGTCGCATCTTACGACACCTGGATTTGGCACGCATTCTTTGGAATGCCCGGGGCATGCAACGACCTGAACGTCTTGGCAAAGTCTCCGTTGTTTGATGAGCTTACCGCCAGTAGAGAACCTCTGATCAAATTCCAAGTTAACAACAGAGCTCACAGTCTAGG AGAAGCTGCTCGTGGGTGGCATAAAGAGGACATTCGATACATTATGTTGACGtgtattatattacacaacatgatTGTCGAAAATGAACGACATGAAGACAGCGATGATGAGTTGGAGTCCGATGATGAGGAGGATAACAATATGAGGCCCAGGATTGCTGAGGTATGGGAGAGACCAACCGGTAGAGACTTTGATCCTGTTGGtagagatgctcatcatatgaaCGAATTCATGGACCGCTACCAACAAATTAGATCTGAGCACAGTCACTCCAACCTTCAGGAAGACCTCATTCAACACTTTTGGGAATTTCAAGGCAATAGGAGTATCTAG